The sequence below is a genomic window from Anser cygnoides isolate HZ-2024a breed goose chromosome 8, Taihu_goose_T2T_genome, whole genome shotgun sequence.
CAAACGTGTAGTTATCGACTGTAATGTCTGGTTTGCCCCTGACTTCATGTGgtttcaggagaagaaaagttGCTGTGAAGGAtgtgaattctgttttttttttgtgtgtgtgtttttggtttttgtggttttttcgtgtttttttttttctgagatgacTCTCAGCTTAGCTGTAAGATGACCTGTTACTTTATTACAGATTGATCGCTGTTTTTTTCATAGCagaattaattcattttaaatggcCTTGGTTTACATAGTTACACGTTAATAACATCTAGTTATATTTCTTATTCTAGGGGTTTGTGAAAGTTGTCAAGAATAAGGCCTACTTCAAGAGATACCAAGTAAAATTCAGGAGAAGGAGAGGTATAGTTAACTTCCCTGTATCACTTAACTAAATGATATTGACAAATAGTGCTGTTTCTTAACACACATTCTCACACATataactgctgtttttcagagggaaaaactgATTACTATGCTCGTAAGCGTTTGGTAATTCAGGATAAAAACAAGTACAACACCCCTAAATATAGGATGATTGTGCGTGTTACCAACAGAGACATCATTTGCCAGGTAAGGTTTGTGGTGCTTGTCACTTACTTATCAACCTTGAAATGTAGTAAATGGAAAGGGGGATGGATGGCTGAGGCAGctgtttgttgggttttgtccTGAGCAGTTTGTATATTGTTGCTTGGcttcagggagaaaaacagtctttaaaGTTGACACGATTTTGGTAACAATCCATATTCACAAAAGTAATTTTGCTAGTGTTCTAAAACAAGGTTAGGGACGGGAAAACTTCCCTATCTTTTCTACTGGCTTAAAACTTAGTACTTTGAAAAGAGAGGCTTTTTTGCTTGATTGGAGACAACAAAACTGCCTGTGGGACGGGTCAACCTGCATTTACTGTTACCTTATTTATAAAGGTGACCTCATTTCCAGGAGGTCTTCACTGTGATGTTAGTGTGGATCGGAGGAAGCAGATAAGCTTTACAAGAGTTTTCCTGTAAGATTAAAGGAGACTGACAAATAAGAATAGTCACTTTTTCATGGTTATTAAGTTGTGTCTTGCGTTGTGTAATGCAGTTTATTGCTGTAGTTCACTTTCTtggtttattttcagaacattttgaaGCTAAAAACTTAGGCCTGTTCTATCATGAATATGTGTAAAGCTTAAAAAAGCTAGAAATGCTTGTTGTTTCCTCATTGAGTAGTTAGCTCTAGAGAATGGTAAAGAGTACCAGTTTTAACCAGTTCAGACTAAACTGTATGACCTTGGCGAGGTTACTTTATCTCTGAAATTCAAAACAAGAAGTGGTGGTGGCAGGCACTCACATCTGACAGATAGTGCCTTTCCAGTACGTGGAAAATCTGGAAAGAGGGGGCAACTTTTAGGTGTGGAGGAGATGGGAGTCAAAGGGAGAAGGTTCTATACGTGAAAGGAACAGTAGAAACAAATCTGATATTACTGCTGTCTCACAGGAGACCCCTGAGATTGTGAAGATCTCAGATCCATAAATAAAATCACTCCATGAAGTAACACTGTCCTCGCAAACTCTAAgtgcttttgcatttttctaagGTGATTTACATGCTGTGTTATATGAGAGCTACCTGCAGAAAGTGGGACAGAATCCATCTATGTATGTAATAATTATTTGAAAGGTTGCTTTTGTAGGCAGTTTCCTGGCATCTTGATGTctgtgaagaaatgaaagaaagtggTTGCCATCATCTACTTTCTCTGCCCTAATATGGATTTGAATTCTTAGCTTCTGTAACAGAGGATTTAATTATGCTGTAagaaatttttgaaaagaaaaatgaagcaaaagctCGTGAGCTTGGTTGGCAGTTTGCTGGACGTTTCTCTACAGAATTCCTATTGGCTTAAGTAGATGTCAAAGTAATAGTAAATTAAACCCAGCATTACAACGAGAAaactaacttattttttttgctgtcagaTTGCCTATGCTAGGATCGAAGGCGACATGATTGTCTGTGCTGCTTACGCCCATGAGCTGCCAAAATACGGTGTGAAGGTTGGCCTGACTAATTATGCAGCAGCATACTGCACAGGTCTGCTTTTGGCACGCAGGGTAAGTATCTGACAAATGGTCTGGAAGtagctgttctgtttttctggttttctttcaaaaaggaAAGCCTACTTAGGGAAAGCCTACTTTCTTAAGTGGTGAGTTAGTATAGATACTAGATCCTGCGGGCTTCTCTAAATTCTAACTCTTTCTCTTTACCGTATAGATTTGATGGCCTCTTGTGACTGTCAAATCACAGCGAGAAGTATGAAAACATCCAATTTCAAGCCCAGCAGCCAATTTTTAAGTCTCAGCACTTAAGTTTGTTGGAGGGAGGGAGTCAggataaaaatgtaagaaatgtaCCTTTAAGAGTTCAGACATGTGTAAGCCCCATTTATCCATTTTCCATACGAGCATGTGAATAAGTTTCGAGTTTCCTGGCATACCAGTTGGAACAAGAAATTGAAATATAACAGGCATGCTTACCGTGATGGTTATTTATAACCTTTGTTACTAGTATGGAGTACATCATTTTGATAAATAAATTGGTTGAAAGCATGGAGATTCTACTacaaatttgtgttttaaactGATGGTGATTCTTAATTTTGTCAGTAAATGGCCAGACTTTCAGAtgtgcttttttcatttttttctttccccttcccacagCTTCTGAATAAATTTGGCCTTGATAAGATCTATGAAGGCCTAGTTGAAGTGACTGGTGATGAATACAATGTGGAAAGTGTGGATGGAAAGCCTGGTGCTTTCACATGCTACCTTGATGCAGGTCTTGCCAGAACTACTACTGGAAACAAAGTTTTTGGTGCTCTGAAGGGTGCAGTGGATGGTGGTCTCTCCATCCCTCACAGGTAATCTAGTCTGTCTGGAAAAATCCCTTTAGAATTACCTGAGATATTTCTGTGTATGACAGTCTAAATATACTGTCATTTTTGTGCTGAAATAGTTTTGTTATAACCtggtaattattattttagtgtAGGTTCTGGGGTAgtgcttttttatttggttggttgttttttaatctattgGTGCAATTCTGATAGAACTTGCATGAATCTTGTGACTATCAAGAGATTctattaaattatataaattaatcTATAAATTAGGAACTAAAGAGCTACCTTCTTGCTTTTACTTGAAATCATCCAGTACACCCATATGTACTGGATGATATGTGCATCCATATATGCAGAATGCACATCCATAAATATtctttagtgtttgttttttcaagtctTAAGCAAATTGCATGTAGGTATTAATTTTGCAGTGGTACATCATACCAGATGCAAAACAACCATTGGTTTTTCCCACAGTTGTCAAGACAGTAGTAGGTCTGAGTGGTCCACCTGCACTTAAAATTTCCACATTGAAGTTTTGGTAATTCCTGTCAGAAGCTACCAGTGacaaaatcaagatttttttggTAGTATTACTTAACACTAATAATACAGTTGACTGcttctgacagcagcagtggggAAAACAATTCAGAAATCTGTTGTGCATTTTCCTACTCCCTCTCATGCTGTCCTGTTATTCTTGACtaattcttcagtttttctaaCTTGGCTGCTACATGATGATACCCCGTGACTGAGCACTCTGTAATTGGTCCATGGTGTGTATATGATGTACTGCATTGTTTCAAGACGGGACTGATGGCAGCTGAGATgaacttctgtttcttctttttctttatctttccatttttaagtAGAGGGTCCCATCCCTCAGTTATCTATAGCAGAATCTTATCCAACAGTTATTTCTTTGTGGAAGCTTGCCTCTGAATCAGAGCATTTGGCAGTATGTCTTACTCTGAATGTAACTGCTCTTTCACAGTACCAAGCGTTTCCCTGGTTATGactcagaaagcaaagaattcAATGCAGAGGTTCACCGCAAGCATATCATGGGCCAAAATGTTGCAGATTATATGCGTTACCTGatggaggaggatgaagatgctTACAAAAAGCAATTCTCCCAATACATAAAGAACAATGTAACACCTGATGGGGTAAGATCTGTCTTTTTGGCTCTTGCACATTAGTAGAGATGCTGATAGGTCTTGTGTAGGGCATTCTCAGTAATGCAAAAAAGCTTGATAATGTAAAATGGGAATGTGGTTTATGTTACGTGTTctccatgtaaaaaaaaaaatcccgttATTAAGGTATCTGTAGTATATAGTAGGTCTTTTGAAAGGAAAgtgatttttcattctttgaagCTTAGCATTCTGCTTGAAAATATAAGCTTATAGGACTGCATCCTAAGATAGAC
It includes:
- the RPL5 gene encoding large ribosomal subunit protein uL18, whose protein sequence is MGFVKVVKNKAYFKRYQVKFRRRREGKTDYYARKRLVIQDKNKYNTPKYRMIVRVTNRDIICQIAYARIEGDMIVCAAYAHELPKYGVKVGLTNYAAAYCTGLLLARRLLNKFGLDKIYEGLVEVTGDEYNVESVDGKPGAFTCYLDAGLARTTTGNKVFGALKGAVDGGLSIPHSTKRFPGYDSESKEFNAEVHRKHIMGQNVADYMRYLMEEDEDAYKKQFSQYIKNNVTPDGMEEMYKKAHAAIRDNPVHEKKPKREVKKKRVNSSKMSLAQKKDRVAQKKASFLRAQERAADS